One Poecilia reticulata strain Guanapo linkage group LG19, Guppy_female_1.0+MT, whole genome shotgun sequence genomic window carries:
- the LOC103482115 gene encoding zinc finger protein 518A, with the protein MEDFTLSQDPNKNSSGGEEEKDEGKDLVCKHFREVNDGPLFHNNDESITKDNGNVIKKDDQTVQGRCKIQQRAVFSGKILSFGCSLCKDNLTFSPNDLLKHFRAVHKGSLPTYPCDLCDFVTNEFPALQRHRIEHRNTLVACELCKDNVQYSLLLLTRHYMMCHSVNGEFKCDWCEFTTVDAGTFVQHIHHHNESHWKCSKCKHISLNEEGHHNHMKAHSGTFTFTCPICGFGTAENEQLKKHTAAVHKEEAQRKSALKVAEDCGSPTNSSTNTKLYKKISVSQETQQMSKLNSSPRTVPSENGRVTKQEFPLEEIRHFTDGTLGQKDNRSRNFHNAEHSTSVMLQECENANNSDTGSHPNANGLTVLMVKNKISLPPNCTTKVMGFKIVDGKKHLVLKVIPTAKQNVSSQSHLLMDGVGPLVSNPVISKTTDSTETEQYSECKDSTSKSLAISPRNGSLLQMDRDDIMAVKVKIEEEETSVCQLNSTPYSDSEQINPSQIRFYSVADEGRHIAESVSTDKGKVAVSGNSDAAILKCDGATSGSEMSNTKMECEDISTCQSPLNAAQKTLLSKTVCRETVKNNRTTEESILTNDFGGICKNNKDNFATITLCNDSARQISLENRDAAFMENGSQICQQIVKHIESSSQLSQPFSVRSRVEGLGTGRVEPKTSNKEVFTFHNYSKEMFSSSPVQSNSQNLLCTGKYSEHTKNAWDPSQFSLRLTASPEHTTGNTDGDGEVDECIASDNLLSEENGDSVLQDFNIIKIEEDGIPISTKPETKTSLHSIESFVKEHSNAIITRQLNRERTGLSHARNVFLKQAKKPLQILQLPAGKQPVLVRATNIQPTNNKFAMPVQVKATPGFKLLTSSPNPQVSLSCMKQQFNNLSNTAGVMLTPKANIVGISAGNLQATEKGTVLSAVRSGGSTSSNHYFINSSGFKRPVLLSRTLHSPSTNTAAKAQPTCYFVQRSIPSAHNLSKASFKLPGPQLSVNSQPVLAGTFAEKSSTPQTGRQAYLLRYISPSRSSLFGNKQEANNRTILSQSSECPGNKVIFKIVSPTAHLNTTIAPTSSKQPLLLASRPQGQCFLVSANKTCPTSQLISVENNVHEHPKEPRGSPSVINGNLQPCEANRLLLAPRLVSQRKRHRKALFDELPASLHKANRLSNKVLSEKDNVLWSPVGKEVERMLRLAPRSTGQQIKYPCRGQPVVVLNHPDADIPEVMNIMKAVNRYKGAVTKVALSQKTVQALAEFSGLVNSCSPSSSEGVSRPRPVLSSVRERFLLKLKLRKKNKKKYEVVKTLSACGQASMAFDCWFCGRIFNNQEDWIGHGQRHLMEATRDWNKLF; encoded by the coding sequence ATGGAAGACTTCACACTGTCCCAGGATCCAAACAAAAATTCATCAGGtggggaggaagaaaaagatgagGGGAAAGATTTGGTCTGCAAGCATTTCAGAGAAGTAAATGATGGGCCCCTCTTCCACAATAATGATGAATCTATCACAAAGGACAATggaaatgtgattaaaaaggATGACCAAACTGTCCAAGGCCGTTGCAAAATTCAGCAGCGGGCTGTTTTCTCTGGAAAAATTCTCAGTTTTGGATGCTCGTTGTGTAAAGACAATTTAACATTTAGCCCCAATGATCTCCTTAAACATTTCCGAGCAGTTCATAAAGGATCCCTTCCCACCTACCCTTGTGACTTGTGTGATTTTGTCACAAATGAGTTTCCTGCACTTCAACGTCACCGAATTGAGCACAGGAATACTCTGGTTGCATGTGAGCTCTGCAAGGACAATGTTCAGTATTCCCTGCTTTTGCTTACCAGACACTACATGATGTGTCATAGTGTAAACGGAGAGTTTAAGTGTGACTGGTGCGAGTTTACTACTGTTGATGCAGGAACATTTGTTCAGCACATCCATCACCATAATGAGAGTCATTGGAAGtgttcaaaatgtaaacatattagTTTAAATGAAGAAGGTCATCATAATCATATGAAAGCTCACTCTGGTACATTTACTTTCACTTGTCCAATTTGTGGATTTGGCACAGCAGAAAATGAACAGCTTAAAAAGCACACAGCAGCTGTTCACAAAGAAGAGGCACAGCGAAAAAGTGCTCTAAAAGTTGCTGAAGACTGTGGTTCACCAACAAATTCTTCTACAAAtacaaaactgtataaaaagatTTCGGTTTCACAGGAAACACAACAGATGTCAAAATTGAACTCTTCCCCTAGAACTGTACCAAGTGAAAATGGCAGAGTAACCAAACAAGAATTTCCCTTGGAGGAGATCCGCCACTTTACTGATGGGACTCTAGGACAAAAGGACAATAGAAGTCGGAACTTTCACAATGCAGAACACTCGACTTCCGTCATGTTACAGGAAtgtgaaaatgcaaataattctGACACTGGAAGTCATCCCAATGCCAATGGGCTTACTGTACTAATGGTGAAGAACAAAATCTCTCTTCCCCCTAATTGTACAACTAAAGTGATGGGATTCAAGATAGTTGATGGCAAAAAGCATTTGGTTCTCAAAGTAATACCAACAGCAAAGCAAAATGTGTCTTCTCAGAGCCATTTATTAATGGATGGTGTAGGTCCTTTGGTATCAAATCCTGTAATATCAAAAACGACGGACTCCACTGAGACTGAGCAGTACTCTGAATGCAAGGACTCCACATCAAAAAGTTTAGCTATTTCACCAAGAAACGGATCTTTGCTTCAAATGGATCGTGATGATATCATGGCTGTAAAAGTGAAGATTGAGGAGGAGGAAACCTCTGTTTGTCAACTTAATTCTACTCCATACTCTGATAGTGAACAAATAAATCCCTCACAAATCCGGTTTTACTCGGTGGCGGATGAAGGTCGCCACATCGCTGAGTCTGTGTCTACTGACAAAGGCAAGGTAGCAGTGTCTGGGAATTCAGATgctgcaattttaaaatgtgatggaGCTACCTCTGGATCTGAAATGAGTAATACTAAAATGGAATGTGAGGATATTAGTACTTGTCAATCTCCTTTAAATGCTGCCCAGAAAACATTGCTTTCCAAAACTGTCTGCAGAGAAACTGTAAAGAACAACAGAACCACAGAAGAATCAATTCTAACCAATGATTTTGGCGgaatatgcaaaaataacaaagacaaCTTTGCTACCATCACCTTGTGCAATGACTCCGCTCGTCAGATTTCTCTGGAAAACAGAGATGCCGCATTCATGGAAAATGGAAGTCAAATTTGTCAGCAAATTGTAAAACACATAGAATCTTCGTCTCAATTGTCACAACCTTTTTCTGTGAGGAGCAGAGTGGAAGGCTTGGGCACAGGAAGAGTTGaaccaaaaacatcaaacaaggAAGTGTTTACGTTTCACAACtattcaaaggaaatgtttagcTCCTCACCAGTACAGAGCAATTCCCAAAACTTGCTCTGTACTGGTAAATATtctgaacacacaaaaaatgcttGGGATCCATCACAGTTTAGCTTGAGATTAACAGCATCTCCAGAACACACTACAGGAAATACAGATGGGGATGGGGAGGTTGATGAGTGCATAGCTAGTGATAATCTTTTGAGTGAGGAAAATGGAGATTCAGTTCTTCAAGACTTTAATATCATCAAAATTGAGGAAGATGGGATCCCAATATCcacaaaaccagaaacaaaaactagtTTACATTCTATAGAAAGTTTTGTCAAAGAACATTCAAATGCCATCATTACTCGACAGCTCAACAGAGAGAGAACAGGACTTTCACATGcaagaaatgtctttttaaagcAAGCTAAAAAACCTCTTCAAATTCTTCAGTTGCCTGCTGGAAAGCAACCAGTACTCGTGAGAGCAACCAACATCCAACCCACTAACAATAAATTTGCCATGCCAGTGCAAGTCAAGGCCACTCCAGGTTTTAAACTCCTAACTAGCTCTCCAAATCCTCAGGTCAGTTTATCTTGCATGAAACAACAGTTTAATAACTTGAGTAACACTGCTGGTGTAATGCTTACTCCAAAAGCCAACATTGTAGGTATATCAGCAGGAAATTTACAAGCCACAGAAAAGGGGACTGTTCTCTCTGCCGTTCGTTCAGGTGGTAGCACCTCCTCAAATCACTACTTTATCAACAGTTCAGGTTTCAAGAGACCTGTGCTTCTTTCAAGAACACTGCATAGTCCATCAACAAATACAGCAGCAAAGGCACAACCAACATGCTACTTTGTGCAGAGGTCTATCCCATCTGCTCATAACCTCAGTAAAGCTAGCTTCAAATTGCCAGGTCCTCAACTCTCAGTCAACTCACAACCAGTTCTGGCAGGAACCTTTGCAGAAAAATCCAGCACACCACAAACTGGTCGTCAGGCATACTTGCTTCGATACATTTCTCCTTCTAGATCAAGCCTTTTTGGAAATAAGCAAGAGGCAAATAACAGAACTATTTTGAGTCAGAGCAGCGAGTGTCCTGggaataaagtcatttttaaaatagtttcgCCCACTGCTCACCTCAATACTACTATAGCTCCCACATCAAGCAAGCAACCTTTGCTTTTGGCCAGCAGACCTCAAGGGCAGTGCTTCCTAGTGTCTGCAAACAAAACCTGTCCAACATCTCAATTGATCAGTGTAGAAAATAATGTACATGAACATCCAAAGGAGCCTAGAGGGTCACCTTCAGTCATAAATGGAAACCTACAGCCATGTGAAGCAAATAGACTGCTCCTTGCTCCAAGGCTTGTAAGCCAAAGGAAAAGACACAGGAAAGCTTTATTTGATGAGCTCCCAGCAAGCCTGCATAAGGCTAATAGGCTGTCAAATAAGGTGCTGTCTGAAAAAGACAATGTTTTATGGTCGCCAGTTGGCAAAGAAGTGGAGAGGATGCTGAGACTTGCGCCACGCAGCACAGGACAGCAGATCAAATATCCCTGTAGAGGCCAACCTGTTGTGGTGCTTAATCATCCTGATGCTGACATTCCAGAAGTGATGAACATAATGAAGGCAGTCAACAGGTACAAAGGTGCTGTCACAAAGGTTGCTCTAAGTCAAAAGACGGTTCAAGCCCTTGCTGAGTTTAGTGGTCTTGTGAACAGTTGCTCTCCATCTTCAAGTGAAGGTGTTTCAAGACCTAGACCTGTTCTGAGTTCTGTCCGAGAACGATTTCTCCTGAAATTAAaactaagaaagaaaaacaaaaagaaatatgaagtAGTGAAAACTTTATCTGCGTGTGGACAAGCCTCGATGGCGTTTGATTGTTGGTTTTGTGGTCGGATTTTCAACAACCAAGAAGATTGGATTGGCCACGGCCAAAGACATCTCATGGAGGCAACAAGAGACTGGAATAAGCTCTTCTGA